The following are from one region of the Luteimonas sp. MC1572 genome:
- a CDS encoding sensor histidine kinase, with amino-acid sequence MEHAGAHRAKLSGWRAWVQPAPDSALAAVQRQGRSAWTEWVHLMWSAWVFTTPLFTPDGYSTRWALLTLLTYPLFVLLYACVLLRPERNAWRYALAMIALGMLLLPWYPSGMSYFVFGCVMLRSQRARSLVRYVLLLAVLNAAFVGFALWLGYPWQAVVWLPLVALIVGTIVHVEHASHAADAALRLSHDEVRRLAALAERERIGRDLHDLLGHTLSLVALKSDLAARLVERDPAAARAEIDAVSRVARDALAQVRSAVSGIRAAGIAAELASAKLLLECDGVGLRHDWDERGLAGGALPARVETTLALVLREAVTNIQRHARAQSAEITMRAAGEGITLRIRDDGRGGAIVPGNGVGGMRERIESLGGRMDIGPAPGGGTVVEAWLPLSAHAAGDHDHDHENPDGPADAGLRRATDGGA; translated from the coding sequence CCGCGCGAAGTTGTCCGGCTGGCGTGCGTGGGTGCAGCCGGCGCCCGATTCGGCGCTCGCCGCGGTGCAGCGCCAGGGCCGCTCGGCGTGGACCGAATGGGTGCACTTGATGTGGTCGGCGTGGGTGTTCACCACGCCGCTGTTCACGCCGGACGGCTACAGCACGCGCTGGGCGCTGCTCACGCTGCTGACGTATCCGCTGTTCGTGCTGCTGTACGCCTGCGTGCTGCTGCGCCCCGAGCGGAACGCCTGGCGCTACGCCCTGGCGATGATCGCGCTCGGCATGCTGCTCCTGCCCTGGTATCCATCGGGCATGAGCTATTTCGTGTTCGGCTGCGTGATGCTGCGCAGCCAGCGCGCGCGCTCGCTGGTCCGCTACGTGTTGCTGCTGGCCGTGCTCAACGCCGCGTTCGTCGGCTTCGCGCTTTGGCTCGGCTACCCGTGGCAGGCGGTGGTGTGGCTGCCGCTGGTCGCCCTGATCGTCGGCACCATCGTCCACGTCGAACACGCCAGCCATGCCGCGGACGCGGCGCTCAGGCTGTCGCACGACGAAGTGCGCCGGCTGGCCGCGCTCGCCGAGCGCGAGCGCATCGGCCGCGACCTGCACGACCTGCTCGGGCACACGCTGTCGCTGGTCGCGTTGAAGTCGGACCTGGCCGCGCGCCTGGTGGAGCGCGACCCGGCGGCGGCGCGCGCCGAGATCGATGCCGTGAGCCGTGTCGCGCGCGATGCGCTGGCGCAGGTGCGCTCGGCGGTCAGCGGCATCCGCGCGGCGGGCATCGCCGCCGAGCTGGCATCGGCAAAGCTGCTGCTGGAATGCGACGGCGTGGGGCTGCGCCATGACTGGGATGAGCGCGGCCTGGCCGGCGGCGCGCTGCCGGCACGCGTGGAGACCACGCTGGCGCTGGTGCTGCGCGAAGCCGTGACCAACATCCAGCGCCACGCCCGCGCGCAAAGCGCGGAGATCACCATGCGTGCCGCGGGTGAGGGCATCACGCTGCGCATCCGCGACGACGGCCGTGGCGGCGCGATCGTGCCGGGCAACGGCGTGGGCGGCATGCGCGAGCGCATCGAGTCGCTTGGCGGGCGCATGGATATCGGCCCGGCGCCCGGCGGAGGCACGGTGGTGGAGGCCTGGCTGCCGCTGTCGGCGCACGCTGCCGGCGACCACGACCACGACCACGAGAATCCTGACGGCCCTGCCGACGCTGGCCTGCGCCGCGCCACGGATGGCGGCGCATGA
- a CDS encoding leucyl aminopeptidase family protein, with translation MSSTPVTGTADATSAQPLHLVDRDGLAAWRAAQPEAVGAWLDANRFDAAPGSHLLLPADDGGPASAVLGIGDRLDPASYAHAPMALPGGDWAPAAALDDAARHALQLGWGLGSYGFDRYKARTRPPARLVLAQPDAEAADILAACVRVRDLVNTPTQDMGPEQLEDVARGMAEAHGAAFEAITGDALLAQNFPAIHAVGRASHRAPRLLALRWGDAAHPHVAIVGKGVCFDTGGLDIKPADGMRNMKKDMGGAAHALALAELVMARGLPLRITLLVPAVENAIGPDAFRPGEVIATRTGVSVEIDNTDAEGRVILGDALAYAGEQAPDLILDFATLTGAARIALGPDLPALFSNDDALAQAWLDAGVQVRDPLWRMPLWRPYLRYLTSKVADLANAGSKMAGSVTAALYLERFVPKDMPWAHLDTYAWNDSDRPGRPAGGEALGLRAAYAMLKARAAG, from the coding sequence ATGAGTTCCACGCCCGTCACCGGCACAGCCGACGCCACTTCCGCACAGCCGCTGCACCTGGTCGACCGCGACGGCCTCGCCGCCTGGCGCGCCGCGCAACCAGAGGCCGTCGGTGCCTGGCTCGATGCCAACCGTTTCGACGCGGCACCGGGCAGCCACCTGCTGCTGCCCGCCGACGACGGCGGGCCGGCAAGCGCCGTGCTCGGCATCGGTGACCGCCTCGACCCCGCCAGCTACGCGCACGCGCCGATGGCGCTGCCGGGCGGCGACTGGGCGCCGGCGGCAGCACTCGATGACGCCGCACGCCACGCCCTGCAGCTCGGCTGGGGCCTGGGCAGCTACGGCTTCGACCGCTACAAGGCGCGCACGCGCCCCCCGGCGCGGCTCGTGCTGGCGCAGCCCGATGCCGAGGCCGCCGACATCCTCGCCGCCTGCGTGCGCGTGCGCGACCTGGTCAACACGCCGACGCAGGACATGGGGCCGGAACAGCTCGAAGACGTGGCGCGCGGCATGGCCGAGGCGCACGGCGCGGCGTTCGAGGCGATCACCGGCGACGCGTTGCTGGCGCAGAACTTCCCCGCCATCCACGCCGTCGGCCGCGCCTCGCACCGCGCGCCGCGCCTGCTGGCGCTGCGCTGGGGCGACGCCGCGCACCCGCATGTGGCGATCGTCGGCAAGGGCGTGTGCTTCGACACCGGCGGCCTGGACATCAAGCCGGCCGACGGCATGCGCAACATGAAGAAGGACATGGGCGGCGCGGCGCACGCGCTGGCGCTTGCCGAGCTGGTGATGGCACGCGGGCTGCCGCTGCGCATCACCCTGCTGGTGCCGGCAGTGGAGAACGCCATCGGCCCGGACGCGTTCCGCCCCGGCGAGGTGATCGCCACGCGCACCGGCGTGAGCGTCGAGATCGACAACACCGACGCCGAGGGCCGGGTGATCCTCGGCGACGCGCTGGCCTATGCCGGCGAACAGGCGCCCGACCTGATCCTCGACTTCGCCACCCTCACCGGCGCCGCGCGCATCGCGCTCGGCCCCGACCTGCCTGCGCTCTTCAGCAACGACGACGCGCTGGCGCAAGCCTGGCTCGACGCCGGCGTGCAGGTGCGCGACCCGCTGTGGCGCATGCCACTGTGGAGGCCGTATCTGCGCTACCTGACCAGCAAGGTCGCCGACCTGGCCAACGCCGGCTCGAAGATGGCCGGCAGCGTGACCGCGGCGCTGTACCTGGAGCGCTTCGTGCCCAAGGACATGCCGTGGGCGCACCTCGACACCTACGCCTGGAATGACAGCGATCGCCCCGGCCGCCCCGCCGGGGGCGAGGCGCTGGGGCTGCGCGCGGCCTACGCGATGCTCAAGGCGCGCGCGGCCGGCTGA
- a CDS encoding HAD-IA family hydrolase, giving the protein MAFDVRAITLDLDDTLWPFAPIGVRIEHALDDWMRTHCPATAEMFPVAAMRTLREQMFARHPQLAHDMSALRRLTIEHALRESGADLALAGPAYEVFFAARNEVEFYPEARDALARISARVPVVALSNGNADLDRIGIRHHFAASVSAQEHGAAKPDASIFLAACERVGLAPAEVLHVGDHPEADVAGAARAGLRSCWINRRGADGRRPPWRHRSATPDLNFDTLSGLADWLEAATAAPGDDTRSTPA; this is encoded by the coding sequence ATGGCCTTCGACGTCCGCGCCATCACTCTCGACCTCGACGACACGCTATGGCCGTTCGCCCCGATCGGCGTGCGCATCGAACACGCGCTCGACGACTGGATGCGCACGCATTGCCCCGCCACCGCTGAGATGTTCCCGGTCGCCGCCATGCGCACGCTGCGCGAGCAGATGTTCGCCCGCCACCCGCAGCTCGCGCATGACATGTCGGCGCTGCGCCGGCTGACCATCGAACACGCGCTGCGCGAGAGCGGCGCCGACCTGGCGCTCGCCGGACCAGCCTACGAGGTGTTCTTCGCCGCGCGCAACGAAGTCGAGTTCTATCCCGAGGCGCGCGACGCCCTGGCGCGCATCAGCGCGCGGGTGCCGGTGGTGGCGCTGAGCAACGGCAACGCCGACCTCGACCGCATCGGCATCCGCCACCACTTCGCCGCCAGCGTCAGCGCGCAGGAACACGGCGCGGCCAAACCCGACGCCAGCATCTTCCTCGCCGCCTGCGAGCGCGTGGGCCTCGCGCCCGCCGAAGTGCTGCACGTGGGCGACCATCCCGAGGCCGATGTCGCCGGCGCCGCGCGCGCCGGGCTGCGCAGCTGCTGGATCAACCGTCGCGGCGCGGACGGCCGCCGCCCGCCGTGGCGGCACCGCAGCGCCACGCCGGACCTCAATTTCGACACCCTGTCCGGACTGGCCGACTGGCTGGAGGCGGCGACCGCCGCGCCGGGCGACGACACACGGAGCACCCCCGCATGA
- a CDS encoding response regulator transcription factor: MIRIVLAEDQALLRGALAALLAMEADIEVVAAAADGEAAWRDLQGTSPDLLVTDIEMPGLTGLELAQRIQRHGLATKVVIVTTFARAGYLRRALDAGVHGYLLKDAPIERLAEALRRVHAGGRAIDPQLALEAWSEADPLNERERQVLRLAGEGQAAADIATALGLSHGTVRNYLSEAIGKLGVGNRIEAYRLARQKGWL; the protein is encoded by the coding sequence ATGATCCGCATCGTGCTCGCCGAGGACCAAGCCCTGCTGCGCGGCGCGCTCGCCGCGCTGCTCGCGATGGAGGCCGACATCGAGGTGGTGGCCGCGGCGGCGGACGGCGAGGCCGCCTGGCGCGACCTGCAGGGCACCTCGCCCGACCTGCTGGTCACCGACATCGAAATGCCCGGCCTCACCGGCCTGGAGCTCGCACAGCGCATCCAGCGCCACGGGCTGGCGACCAAGGTCGTCATCGTCACCACCTTTGCCCGCGCCGGCTACCTGCGCCGCGCGCTGGATGCGGGCGTGCACGGCTACCTGCTGAAGGACGCGCCGATCGAACGGCTGGCCGAGGCGCTGCGCCGGGTGCACGCCGGTGGCCGCGCCATCGATCCGCAGCTCGCGCTCGAAGCGTGGTCGGAGGCCGACCCGCTCAACGAGCGCGAACGCCAGGTGCTGCGCCTGGCCGGCGAAGGCCAGGCGGCCGCCGACATCGCCACCGCGCTCGGCCTGTCGCATGGCACGGTGCGCAACTATCTGTCGGAAGCGATCGGCAAGCTCGGCGTCGGCAACCGCATCGAGGCGTATCGCCTCGCGCGGCAGAAGGGCTGGCTGTAG